One stretch of Nocardioides perillae DNA includes these proteins:
- the purU gene encoding formyltetrahydrofolate deformylase → MSAAVAQPAAPEHVLTLSCPDGPGIVADVTRLLADAGCNIEQSQQYGDPDTDRFFLRVQVQAGDVGLDELRDRFAPLAERRGMTWQLRDAASRPRVLILVSRFGHCLNDLLFRWSSGALPVDVVGVVSNHTDFERLAGNYGVPFHHVPVAPGGKAEAEAALLEVVRGEQVDLVVLARYMQILSDDLCRELEGRAINIHHSMLPSFKGAKPYHQAHDRGVKLIGATAHYVTADLDEGPIIEQEVTRVDHAMSVEQLVAAGRELECQALARAVRWHAESRVLLNGRRTVVFR, encoded by the coding sequence GTGAGCGCCGCCGTGGCGCAGCCGGCCGCGCCGGAGCACGTGCTCACGCTGTCGTGCCCCGACGGGCCCGGCATCGTCGCCGACGTGACCCGGCTGCTCGCCGACGCCGGCTGCAACATCGAGCAGTCCCAGCAGTACGGCGACCCCGACACCGACCGCTTCTTCCTGCGGGTGCAGGTGCAAGCCGGCGACGTCGGCCTCGACGAGCTGCGCGACCGCTTCGCCCCGCTCGCCGAGCGGCGGGGGATGACCTGGCAGCTGCGCGACGCGGCGAGCCGCCCCCGCGTGCTGATCCTCGTCAGCCGCTTCGGCCACTGCCTCAACGACCTGCTCTTCCGCTGGTCCTCCGGCGCGCTGCCGGTCGACGTGGTCGGCGTGGTGTCCAACCACACCGACTTCGAGCGCCTCGCGGGCAACTACGGCGTGCCGTTCCACCACGTGCCCGTCGCGCCCGGTGGCAAGGCCGAGGCGGAGGCCGCGCTGCTCGAGGTGGTCCGCGGTGAGCAGGTCGACCTGGTGGTGCTCGCGCGCTACATGCAGATCCTCAGCGACGACCTGTGCCGCGAGCTCGAGGGCCGCGCCATCAACATCCACCACTCGATGCTCCCGAGCTTCAAGGGCGCCAAGCCCTACCACCAGGCGCACGACCGCGGCGTCAAGCTGATCGGCGCGACCGCGCACTACGTCACCGCCGACCTCGACGAGGGCCCGATCATCGAGCAGGAGGTCACCCGCGTCGACCACGCCATGAGCGTCGAGCAGCTCGTCGCCGCCGGCCGCGAGCTCGAGTGCCAGGCCCTCGCGCGCGCCGTCCGCTGGCACGCCGAGTCGCGGGTGCTGCTCAACGGTCGTCGCACCGTCGTGTTCCGCTGA
- a CDS encoding amino acid permease — protein sequence MAHPSPATAPEADDETGLRRSITGPQLFFYTLGDVLGSGIYVLIGLVAAAVGGAFWIAFAVGVSIAAITGTAYAELVTKYPQAAGAALYVNKAFGSRALTFLVTVSFLSASFAAAGSLAGGFASYFSTVWASPPTLAVTIGFVVVLTVVNFVGITESVVLTMTMAVVEIVGLVIVLVIGIWVVAAGDADFGVLTDFDTGGTNWALAILAGVALSFFAMTGFENTANVAEETIDPHRSFPRSLVGGMVTAGVIYVLVSMAAALTVPTEDLAGSDAALLEVVKAGVLPISTPFMTTLFAFIAMIAITNTTLVAVVTQPRILYGMANEDVVPGVFARIHAGRRSPWVGLLFSAVVVCLLLVVGTYAPEVEGTNLVERLALVTVVFLLFIYSLVIVACLKLRGRDESERTFRASTPLLVLGLVGNVAILAWSVDDDPTSLLWCAGLLAVGVVLYLAERLTGSRKEA from the coding sequence GTGGCCCACCCCTCTCCAGCGACGGCCCCCGAGGCCGACGACGAGACTGGGCTGCGCCGGTCGATCACCGGTCCGCAGCTGTTCTTTTACACCCTCGGCGACGTGCTCGGCTCGGGCATCTACGTGCTCATCGGCCTGGTCGCCGCGGCCGTCGGCGGTGCTTTCTGGATCGCCTTCGCCGTCGGCGTCTCGATCGCCGCGATCACCGGCACGGCCTACGCCGAGCTGGTCACGAAGTACCCCCAGGCCGCCGGCGCCGCGCTCTACGTCAACAAGGCCTTCGGCAGCCGCGCGCTGACCTTCCTCGTCACGGTCTCGTTCCTCTCCGCCAGCTTCGCGGCCGCGGGGTCGCTGGCCGGCGGCTTCGCGTCGTACTTCTCGACCGTCTGGGCGAGCCCGCCCACGCTGGCGGTGACGATCGGCTTCGTCGTGGTGCTGACGGTGGTCAACTTCGTCGGCATCACCGAGTCGGTGGTCCTCACGATGACCATGGCCGTCGTCGAGATCGTCGGCCTCGTCATCGTGCTGGTCATCGGCATCTGGGTGGTCGCCGCGGGCGACGCCGACTTCGGCGTGCTGACCGACTTCGACACCGGCGGCACCAACTGGGCGCTGGCGATCCTCGCCGGCGTCGCGCTGTCGTTCTTCGCGATGACCGGCTTCGAGAACACCGCCAACGTCGCCGAGGAGACCATCGACCCGCACCGCTCCTTCCCGCGCTCGCTCGTCGGCGGCATGGTGACGGCCGGCGTCATCTACGTCCTGGTCTCGATGGCGGCCGCGCTCACGGTGCCCACCGAGGACCTCGCCGGCTCCGACGCCGCGCTGCTCGAGGTCGTGAAGGCCGGCGTGCTGCCGATCTCGACGCCGTTCATGACCACGCTCTTCGCCTTCATCGCGATGATCGCGATCACCAACACGACGCTGGTCGCGGTCGTCACGCAGCCGCGCATCCTCTACGGCATGGCCAACGAGGACGTCGTGCCCGGCGTCTTCGCCCGCATCCACGCCGGCCGCCGCAGCCCGTGGGTCGGCCTGCTCTTCAGCGCCGTCGTGGTCTGCCTGCTGCTCGTCGTCGGCACCTACGCCCCCGAGGTCGAGGGCACCAACCTCGTCGAGCGGCTGGCGCTCGTGACGGTGGTCTTCCTGCTGTTCATCTACAGCCTCGTGATCGTGGCCTGCCTCAAGCTGCGCGGGCGCGACGAGAGCGAGCGCACCTTCCGCGCCAGCACGCCGCTGCTGGTGCTCGGCCTCGTCGGCAACGTCGCGATCCTCGCCTGGTCCGTCGACGACGACCCCACCTCGCTGCTGTGGTGCGCGGGGCTCCTCGCCGTGGGCGTGGTCCTCTACCTCGCCGAGCGGCTCACCGGCTCCCGGAAGGAGGCCTGA
- the purN gene encoding phosphoribosylglycinamide formyltransferase produces MPDPQPARLVVLVSGSGTNLQALLDASQDPAYGARVVAVGADRDGIEGLARAERAGVPTFTVRVRDFPSREHWDRALAEQVAASEPDLVVSAGFMKLLGGAFLERFGGRVLNTHPALSPAFPGTQGPADALAYGVKVTGCTLFVVDAGVDTGPILAQEAVPVEADDDVETLHERIKVAERRMLVDAVGRAAREGLRVEGRRVRFGA; encoded by the coding sequence GTGCCCGACCCCCAGCCCGCGCGCCTCGTCGTGCTCGTGTCGGGATCCGGCACCAACCTGCAGGCGCTGCTCGACGCGAGCCAGGACCCGGCGTACGGCGCCCGCGTGGTCGCCGTCGGCGCCGACCGCGACGGCATCGAGGGCCTCGCCCGGGCCGAGCGCGCCGGGGTGCCGACCTTCACGGTGCGGGTGCGCGACTTCCCCTCCCGCGAGCACTGGGACCGCGCGCTGGCCGAGCAGGTCGCGGCCTCCGAGCCCGACCTGGTGGTGAGCGCCGGCTTCATGAAGCTGCTGGGCGGGGCCTTCCTGGAGCGCTTCGGCGGCCGGGTGCTCAACACCCACCCCGCGCTGTCCCCGGCCTTCCCCGGCACGCAGGGCCCGGCCGACGCGCTGGCCTACGGCGTCAAGGTCACCGGCTGCACCCTCTTCGTCGTCGACGCCGGCGTCGACACCGGTCCGATCCTGGCGCAGGAGGCCGTGCCGGTCGAGGCGGACGACGACGTCGAGACGCTGCACGAGCGCATCAAGGTCGCCGAGCGCCGGATGCTCGTCGACGCCGTGGGCCGCGCGGCCCGCGAGGGGCTGCGGGTGGAGGGACGCCGCGTCCGGTTCGGCGCCTGA
- the sucD gene encoding succinate--CoA ligase subunit alpha, with product MSIYLDKNSKIIVQGMTGGMGSKHTTLMLEAGSNIVGGVNARKAGTSVELAGQELPVFGTVAEAMAETGADVSVVFVPPAFTKDACVEAIDAGIGLLVVITEGVPVQDTAEVWSYLQGKSTRMIGPNCPGIITPGESLAGITPHTIAGKGPVGLVSKSGTLTYQMMFELKDYGFSTAIGIGGDPIIGTTHIDALEAFEKDPETKAIVMIGEIGGDAEERAAAYIKEHVTKPVVGYVAGFTAPEGKTMGHAGAIVSGSSGTAQAKKEALEAAGVKVGKTPSETAALMREVLESL from the coding sequence ATGTCTATCTACCTCGACAAGAACTCCAAGATCATCGTCCAGGGCATGACCGGTGGGATGGGCTCCAAGCACACCACCCTCATGCTCGAGGCGGGCTCGAACATCGTGGGCGGCGTCAACGCCCGCAAGGCCGGCACCAGCGTGGAGCTCGCCGGCCAGGAGCTGCCCGTCTTCGGCACGGTCGCCGAGGCGATGGCCGAGACCGGCGCGGACGTGTCCGTCGTCTTCGTGCCCCCGGCCTTCACCAAGGACGCCTGCGTGGAGGCCATCGACGCCGGCATCGGCCTGCTCGTGGTGATCACCGAGGGCGTGCCCGTGCAGGACACCGCCGAGGTGTGGTCCTACCTGCAGGGCAAGTCGACCCGGATGATCGGCCCGAACTGCCCCGGCATCATCACGCCGGGCGAGTCGCTGGCCGGCATCACCCCGCACACCATCGCGGGCAAGGGCCCGGTGGGCCTGGTGTCGAAGTCCGGCACGCTGACCTACCAGATGATGTTCGAGCTGAAGGACTACGGCTTCTCCACCGCCATCGGCATCGGCGGCGACCCGATCATCGGCACCACCCACATCGACGCGCTCGAGGCCTTCGAGAAGGACCCCGAGACCAAGGCGATCGTGATGATCGGCGAGATCGGCGGCGACGCCGAGGAGCGGGCCGCGGCCTACATCAAGGAGCACGTCACGAAGCCGGTCGTCGGCTACGTCGCGGGCTTCACCGCTCCCGAGGGCAAGACGATGGGCCACGCCGGCGCCATCGTCTCGGGCTCCTCGGGCACTGCGCAGGCGAAGAAGGAGGCCCTCGAGGCCGCCGGGGTCAAGGTCGGCAAGACGCCGTCCGAGACCGCCGCCCTCATGCGCGAGGTGCTCGAGTCGCTCTGA
- a CDS encoding universal stress protein yields MHVIVTTDGSKQSLAAAEHLKSFADPEKVTAVSVLAVVRPLAAVAFADDITPAERRRADTEAGGFRAAAQRSVDAVAAVFDDWGPRVHKRIRSGSPAAEIIKAAEQYDAGLVVVAAGGRGISDSVLVGSTAQRVQHYAPCPVLVVRPARRRPRRGKAAGG; encoded by the coding sequence GTGCACGTCATCGTGACCACCGACGGCTCGAAGCAGTCGCTCGCCGCGGCCGAGCACCTGAAGTCCTTCGCCGACCCCGAGAAGGTCACGGCCGTCTCGGTGCTCGCCGTCGTGCGACCGCTCGCCGCCGTCGCCTTCGCCGACGACATCACCCCGGCGGAGCGGCGCCGCGCCGACACCGAGGCCGGGGGCTTCCGCGCCGCCGCCCAGCGCTCGGTCGACGCGGTCGCCGCGGTCTTCGACGACTGGGGGCCGCGGGTGCACAAGCGCATCCGCTCGGGCTCGCCGGCCGCCGAGATCATCAAGGCCGCCGAGCAGTACGACGCCGGGCTCGTCGTCGTCGCCGCCGGCGGGCGCGGCATCAGCGACAGCGTGCTCGTGGGCAGCACGGCACAGCGGGTGCAGCACTACGCGCCGTGCCCGGTGCTCGTCGTGCGCCCGGCCCGCCGCCGACCTCGACGGGGGAAGGCCGCCGGCGGCTGA
- a CDS encoding peptidoglycan DD-metalloendopeptidase family protein: MRDSSARRTLSTRTSRTPLDAPHASAADVARVTPAASAPAASTPGKRKAVKHAARPSVVSALPPVPVLAGVAVLAVAVGGALASPTSPDEGATVADRGFAVASALTGDSAVARASLLADRRAVVSRDSRRDALEDAADADLLQQAEAQAKERNAALAAFAQQAEVQAKKIAANQWVLPLDSYRLTNTFGMAAGYYSSGYHTGLDFAAPSGTPIKAVANGTITETGYDGAYGNKTVLTLEDGTELWFCHQTAFAASVGQTVRAGEVIGYVGSTGNSFGPHLHLEVRPGAGDPVDPFQALAVNGVTP, encoded by the coding sequence GTGCGCGACTCCTCGGCACGCCGCACGCTCTCGACCCGCACGTCCCGTACCCCCCTCGACGCACCGCATGCGTCCGCCGCCGACGTGGCGCGCGTCACCCCCGCCGCGAGCGCTCCCGCCGCGAGCACCCCGGGCAAGCGCAAGGCCGTCAAGCACGCTGCGCGCCCCTCCGTCGTCTCCGCGCTCCCGCCCGTGCCCGTGCTGGCCGGCGTCGCCGTCCTGGCCGTCGCCGTGGGCGGTGCCCTCGCCTCCCCCACCTCGCCCGACGAGGGCGCGACCGTCGCCGACCGGGGCTTCGCGGTCGCCAGCGCCCTGACCGGCGACAGCGCCGTGGCCCGCGCCAGCCTGCTCGCCGACCGGCGCGCGGTCGTCAGCCGCGACTCGCGTCGCGACGCCCTCGAGGACGCCGCCGACGCCGACCTGCTGCAGCAGGCCGAGGCGCAGGCCAAGGAGCGCAACGCCGCCCTGGCCGCCTTCGCCCAGCAGGCCGAGGTGCAGGCGAAGAAGATCGCGGCCAACCAGTGGGTGCTGCCGCTCGACTCCTACCGCCTCACCAACACGTTCGGCATGGCCGCGGGCTACTACTCCTCCGGCTACCACACCGGCCTCGACTTCGCCGCCCCGTCCGGCACCCCGATCAAGGCCGTCGCCAACGGCACGATCACCGAGACCGGCTACGACGGCGCCTACGGCAACAAGACCGTGCTGACCCTCGAGGACGGCACGGAGCTGTGGTTCTGCCACCAGACGGCCTTCGCCGCGAGCGTCGGGCAGACCGTCCGCGCCGGTGAGGTCATCGGCTACGTCGGCTCCACCGGCAACAGCTTCGGCCCGCACCTGCACCTCGAGGTGCGCCCCGGTGCCGGCGACCCGGTCGACCCCTTCCAGGCGCTCGCCGTCAACGGCGTCACCCCCTGA
- the sucC gene encoding ADP-forming succinate--CoA ligase subunit beta, with product MDLMEYQAKELFAKHGVATTLGRVVETADEAKAAAEELGGVTVVKAQVKAGGRGKAGGVKLAKTADEAHEHAGNILGMEIKGLTVNRVLVTPATPPQEEYYFSFLLDRANRQYLCIASVEGGVEIEEVAKTNPDAVKQIPIDPGTGVDAEKARAIATEAGFPEPVFEQAVEMIEKLYRVFVEEDATLVEVNPLARLEGDVLEALDGKVSLDENASEVRHPHHEEFEIREEADALESKAKDKGLNYVKLDGQVGIIGNGAGLVMSTLDVVAYAGEAHGGVKPANFLDIGGGANAQVMADGLDVILGDPQVKSVFVNVFGGITACDEVANGIKGALEILGDEATKPLVVRLDGNNVEEGRRILDELAHPLVTQVDTMDGAADKAAELAHQA from the coding sequence GTGGACCTGATGGAGTACCAGGCGAAGGAGCTCTTCGCCAAGCACGGGGTGGCGACGACGCTCGGTCGCGTCGTCGAGACCGCCGACGAGGCCAAGGCAGCTGCCGAGGAGCTCGGCGGCGTCACCGTCGTCAAGGCGCAGGTCAAGGCCGGCGGTCGCGGCAAGGCGGGCGGCGTGAAGCTCGCGAAGACCGCCGACGAGGCGCACGAGCACGCCGGCAACATCCTGGGGATGGAGATCAAGGGCCTCACGGTCAACCGCGTGCTGGTCACCCCGGCGACGCCGCCGCAGGAGGAGTACTACTTCTCCTTCCTGCTCGACCGCGCGAACCGGCAGTACCTCTGCATCGCCAGCGTCGAGGGCGGCGTGGAGATCGAGGAGGTCGCCAAGACCAACCCCGACGCGGTCAAGCAGATCCCGATCGACCCGGGCACCGGCGTCGACGCGGAGAAGGCGCGCGCGATCGCCACCGAGGCCGGCTTCCCCGAGCCCGTCTTCGAGCAGGCCGTCGAGATGATCGAGAAGCTCTACCGGGTCTTCGTCGAGGAGGACGCGACCCTCGTCGAGGTCAACCCGCTCGCGCGGCTCGAGGGCGACGTGCTCGAGGCGCTCGACGGCAAGGTCTCGCTCGACGAGAACGCCTCCGAGGTGCGCCACCCGCACCACGAGGAGTTCGAGATCCGGGAGGAGGCCGACGCGCTCGAGTCGAAGGCCAAGGACAAGGGCCTCAACTACGTCAAGCTCGACGGCCAGGTCGGCATCATCGGCAACGGCGCGGGCCTGGTCATGTCGACGCTCGACGTGGTCGCCTACGCCGGCGAGGCGCACGGCGGGGTCAAGCCCGCCAACTTCCTCGACATCGGCGGCGGCGCCAACGCGCAGGTGATGGCCGACGGTCTCGACGTCATCCTCGGCGACCCGCAGGTCAAGAGCGTCTTCGTCAACGTCTTCGGCGGCATCACCGCCTGCGACGAGGTCGCCAACGGCATCAAGGGCGCGCTGGAGATCCTCGGCGACGAGGCCACCAAGCCGCTCGTCGTGCGCCTGGACGGCAACAACGTCGAGGAGGGTCGCCGCATCCTCGACGAGCTCGCGCACCCGCTGGTGACGCAGGTCGACACCATGGACGGTGCGGCCGACAAGGCCGCCGAGCTCGCCCACCAGGCCTGA
- a CDS encoding DUF6350 family protein, with product MTSLLPRPTTARPGPAEPGRPLALVATTGGVGAALATLVPCLLLAVVGWFLTDAGAHGTPRDALQVGALGWLVAHGSGVSVRGTAVTVLPLGLTLLAAWATWRVGRRAGEALSGHGPDADRLADGERDWTVPGATALFAVGYAVTVVVVAALAADPSTAPSTGRALGGALLLAVLLGGTGLAVGSGRAAVWLPMLPRLVRPAATVARAVLTWVLGAAALLLLAALLLDGGAVLQVVDDLGADAGDVALLVVLTLLLLPGAVVWSAAWLLGPGFGVGAGTVVSPALTVLGALPLVPLVPALPAAGSAPRWVVVGVAAVPVLLAAVATARVQRHQPTLRWDDGVLRGCVGGVAAGVLLGVLAALAGGALGPGRMAVVGPLAGDVLVHAVAALGVGGALGGAVATAWQRRAARRGA from the coding sequence ATGACCTCCCTGCTGCCGCGCCCCACCACCGCCCGGCCGGGCCCGGCCGAGCCGGGTCGCCCGCTGGCGCTCGTGGCGACCACGGGCGGTGTCGGCGCGGCCCTGGCCACGCTCGTCCCGTGCCTGCTGCTCGCCGTGGTCGGCTGGTTCCTCACCGACGCCGGCGCCCACGGCACGCCGCGCGACGCCCTGCAGGTCGGCGCCCTCGGCTGGCTCGTCGCCCACGGCTCGGGGGTCTCCGTGCGCGGCACCGCCGTCACCGTGCTGCCCCTCGGCCTCACCCTGCTGGCCGCGTGGGCGACGTGGCGGGTCGGTCGCCGCGCCGGTGAGGCGCTGAGCGGCCACGGGCCCGATGCCGACCGCCTCGCCGACGGCGAGCGCGACTGGACCGTGCCGGGCGCCACCGCGCTCTTCGCCGTCGGCTACGCCGTCACCGTGGTCGTCGTGGCCGCGCTCGCCGCCGACCCGTCGACCGCGCCCTCGACCGGCCGCGCCCTCGGCGGGGCCCTGCTGCTCGCGGTGCTGCTCGGCGGCACCGGCCTCGCGGTCGGGTCGGGCCGCGCCGCGGTGTGGCTGCCGATGCTGCCCCGGCTGGTGCGACCGGCCGCCACGGTGGCGCGTGCGGTGCTCACCTGGGTGCTCGGCGCCGCCGCCCTGCTCCTGCTCGCCGCGCTCCTGCTCGACGGCGGCGCCGTCCTGCAGGTCGTCGACGACCTCGGCGCCGACGCCGGCGACGTGGCCCTCCTCGTGGTGCTGACGCTGCTGCTGCTGCCCGGCGCCGTCGTGTGGTCGGCCGCGTGGCTGCTCGGTCCCGGTTTCGGCGTGGGCGCCGGCACCGTCGTCTCGCCGGCCCTCACGGTGCTGGGCGCGCTCCCGCTCGTGCCGCTCGTCCCGGCCCTGCCCGCGGCGGGGAGCGCACCGCGCTGGGTGGTGGTCGGCGTCGCCGCCGTCCCTGTGCTGCTCGCCGCCGTCGCCACGGCCCGGGTGCAGCGCCACCAGCCGACGCTGCGCTGGGACGACGGCGTGCTCCGCGGCTGCGTCGGGGGCGTCGCCGCGGGCGTGCTCCTCGGCGTGCTCGCCGCGCTCGCCGGCGGCGCCCTCGGCCCGGGCCGGATGGCGGTGGTCGGCCCGCTGGCCGGCGACGTGCTGGTGCACGCGGTCGCCGCGCTCGGCGTGGGCGGTGCGCTCGGGGGCGCCGTGGCCACCGCCTGGCAGCGCCGCGCCGCGCGCCGGGGTGCGTAG
- the pcrA gene encoding DNA helicase PcrA, with translation MSTPFTLSGLELPQEAPRRRGPSAEELLEGLNEPQRAAVTHAGAPLLVVAGAGSGKTRVLTRRIAWLISERGAHPGSILAITFTNKAAAEMKERVEELVGGRARIMWVSTFHSACVRILRKEVDRIGLKSSFSIYDAADSKRLMTLVCRDLDLDAKQFQPGAVLHWVSSQKNELKDVDAVKAEARNRIEESYAAAYDLYQRRLREANAMDFDDLIMSTVHLFQAFPDVRETYRRRFRHVLVDEYQDTNHAQYALVHQLCAADPEGGTHADAEGAGGVEPSELMVVGDADQSIYAFRGANIRNILDFEQDFPDAASILLEQNYRSTQTILEAANAVIGHNKGRKAKRLWSDAGRGERIVGYVADDERDEARFVSEEIDSLTDEAGVRPGDVAVFYRTNAQSRVFEEVFIRTGQPYKVVGGVRFYERKEVRDALAYLRLLVNPADEISLRRVLNTPKRGIGDRAEACIAALAERDGTTFWEALRRADQAPGLATRSLKNVEAFVAVVEELQSMVDAGERADVVLESVLDKSGYLAALEASDDPQDEVRVENLAELVAVAREFSDDPVAGPSADPADVEAEQVAPGLRDFLERVALVADADQIPDPSGEEQGVVTLMTLHTAKGLEFPVVFLTGLEDGVFPHSRSLGDQPELEEERRLAYVGVTRARQRLYLSRAVVRSAWGAPAHNPASRFLDEMPVDLVDWRRTEAAQTSWNRPDLASGSTAYGSGRGSFGVATAAGRRNFSSAALRADAAAKQKAARPIPSLDPGDRVVHDSFGLGTVVTVEGQGEKSVASIDFGSEGVKRLLLRYAPVEKL, from the coding sequence ATGAGCACCCCCTTCACGCTGTCCGGGCTCGAGCTGCCGCAGGAGGCGCCCCGGCGCCGCGGCCCGTCCGCCGAGGAGCTCCTCGAGGGCCTCAACGAGCCCCAGCGGGCGGCGGTGACCCACGCCGGCGCACCGCTCCTCGTGGTCGCCGGCGCGGGCTCCGGCAAGACCCGCGTGCTGACCCGCCGCATCGCCTGGCTGATCTCCGAGCGCGGCGCGCACCCCGGCTCGATCCTCGCGATCACCTTCACCAACAAGGCCGCGGCCGAGATGAAGGAGCGCGTCGAGGAGCTGGTGGGCGGGCGCGCCCGCATCATGTGGGTCTCGACGTTCCACTCCGCGTGCGTGCGCATCCTGCGCAAGGAGGTCGATCGGATCGGCCTCAAGAGCAGCTTCTCGATCTACGACGCCGCCGACTCCAAGCGGCTCATGACGCTGGTGTGCCGCGACCTCGACCTCGACGCGAAGCAGTTCCAACCCGGCGCGGTGCTGCACTGGGTGTCGTCGCAGAAGAACGAGCTCAAGGACGTCGACGCGGTCAAGGCGGAGGCCCGCAACCGGATCGAAGAGTCCTACGCCGCGGCCTACGACCTCTACCAGCGCCGGCTGCGCGAGGCCAACGCCATGGACTTCGACGACCTCATCATGTCGACGGTCCACCTCTTCCAGGCCTTCCCCGACGTGCGGGAGACCTACCGCCGCCGTTTCCGCCACGTCCTCGTCGACGAGTACCAGGACACCAACCACGCGCAGTACGCCCTCGTCCACCAGCTGTGCGCCGCCGACCCGGAGGGCGGGACGCACGCCGACGCGGAGGGCGCGGGCGGGGTCGAGCCCTCCGAGCTGATGGTGGTCGGCGACGCCGACCAGTCGATCTACGCCTTCCGCGGCGCCAACATCCGCAACATCCTCGACTTCGAGCAGGACTTCCCCGACGCGGCCTCGATCCTGCTGGAGCAGAACTACCGCTCCACGCAGACGATCCTCGAGGCCGCCAACGCCGTCATCGGCCACAACAAGGGCCGCAAGGCCAAGCGGCTGTGGTCCGACGCCGGCCGGGGCGAGCGGATCGTCGGCTACGTCGCCGACGACGAGCGCGACGAGGCGCGCTTCGTCTCCGAGGAGATCGACAGCCTCACCGACGAGGCCGGGGTGCGGCCCGGCGACGTCGCGGTGTTCTACCGCACCAACGCCCAGTCACGCGTCTTCGAGGAGGTGTTCATCCGCACCGGCCAGCCCTACAAGGTGGTCGGCGGGGTGCGGTTCTACGAGCGCAAGGAGGTGCGCGACGCGCTCGCCTACCTGCGGCTGCTGGTCAACCCGGCCGACGAGATCTCGCTGCGCCGGGTGCTCAACACCCCCAAGCGCGGCATCGGCGACCGGGCCGAGGCGTGCATCGCCGCGCTGGCCGAGCGCGACGGCACCACCTTCTGGGAGGCGCTGCGCCGTGCCGACCAGGCGCCGGGCCTGGCGACGCGGTCGCTGAAGAACGTCGAGGCGTTCGTCGCCGTGGTCGAGGAGCTGCAGTCGATGGTCGACGCCGGTGAGCGCGCCGACGTGGTGCTCGAGTCGGTGCTCGACAAGTCCGGCTACCTCGCCGCGCTCGAGGCCTCCGACGACCCCCAGGACGAGGTGCGCGTCGAGAACCTCGCCGAGCTCGTCGCGGTCGCGCGCGAGTTCAGCGACGACCCGGTCGCCGGTCCGTCCGCCGACCCCGCCGACGTCGAGGCCGAGCAGGTGGCGCCCGGTCTGCGCGACTTCCTCGAGCGGGTCGCGCTGGTGGCCGACGCCGACCAGATCCCCGACCCCTCCGGCGAGGAGCAGGGCGTCGTCACGCTCATGACGCTCCACACCGCCAAGGGCCTGGAGTTCCCGGTCGTCTTCCTGACCGGCCTCGAGGACGGCGTCTTCCCGCACAGCCGCTCGCTCGGCGACCAGCCCGAGCTGGAGGAGGAGCGGCGCCTGGCCTACGTCGGGGTGACCCGGGCGCGGCAGCGCCTCTACCTCTCCCGCGCCGTCGTCCGCTCGGCCTGGGGCGCGCCGGCGCACAACCCGGCCTCGCGCTTCCTCGACGAGATGCCCGTCGACCTCGTCGACTGGCGTCGCACCGAGGCCGCCCAGACCTCGTGGAACCGGCCCGACCTCGCGAGCGGCTCGACGGCGTACGGCTCGGGTCGCGGCAGCTTCGGCGTCGCGACCGCCGCGGGGCGACGCAACTTCTCCTCCGCCGCGCTGCGGGCCGACGCGGCCGCCAAGCAGAAGGCCGCCCGCCCGATCCCGTCGCTCGACCCGGGCGACCGGGTCGTGCACGACTCCTTCGGCCTCGGCACGGTCGTCACCGTCGAGGGGCAGGGCGAGAAGTCGGTCGCCTCGATCGACTTCGGCTCCGAGGGCGTCAAGCGCCTGCTGCTGCGCTACGCCCCGGTGGAGAAGCTGTAG